From the genome of Pogoniulus pusillus isolate bPogPus1 chromosome 12, bPogPus1.pri, whole genome shotgun sequence, one region includes:
- the LOC135179984 gene encoding claudin-8-like, translated as MACFVLQITGLIFGGIGMIGTLAATIMPQWRVSAYIGVNIVVFETIWEGLWMDCISQMGIRLQCKFYDSLLALPAPLEAFRALMCTAVVLSIISFLMAIVGVKYTHRTREDSQGISIFLLAAGVAFLLTGILVLIPVSWTAGSIIHDFYDPEVPMPLKRELGSALYVGWVSTALLIAAGAMYCSFWCWVDTSSKSRYPLLSHHRLHKPDFAGGPSLSVHAYV; from the coding sequence ATGGCTTGCTTTGTGTTACAAATCACTGGTCTGATATTTGGAGGTATCGGCATGATTGGGACTTTGGCAGCCACAATTATGCCACAGTGGAGAGTTTCTGCCTACATTGGTGTCAACATTGTGGTATTTGAGACCATCTGGGAAGGACTGTGGATGGACTGCATCAGTCAGATGGGCATCAGGCTGCAGTGCAAATTCTACGATTCTCTCCTTGCTCTTCCTGCACCCTTGGAGGCATTCAGAGCCCTCATGTGCACTGCAGTGGTCCTATCAATCATTTCCTTTTTGATGGCCATTGTTGGTGTGAAGTACACTCATCGGACCAGGGAGGATTCGCAGGGCATCAGCATCTTTCTACTGGCAGCTGGAGTTGCCTTTCTCCTGACGGGCATCCTTGTTTTGATCCCTGTGTCCTGGACTGCAGGTAGCATAATTCATGACTTCTATGATCCAGAAGTCCCTATGCCACTGAAACGAGAACTAGGATCTGCTCTCTATGTGGGCTGGGTGAGCACTGCACTTCTCATCGCTGCAGGAGCAATGTACTGCAGtttctggtgctgggttgatacATCCTCAAAGTCCAGGTATCCATTGCTTTCCCACCACAGACTGCACAAACCTGATTTTGCAGGAGGACCATCTCTAAGTGTGCATGCCTATGTGTAG